The Aggregatilinea lenta genome includes a region encoding these proteins:
- a CDS encoding SLC13 family permease: protein MRGWILRYGTALICLTVAIWMWLPAPRPAGGQDDDLPAVVGFLFNEQRQPVTDATVAIFLDGEEQPTVETESFENGLWELELPRLPEHSLQIEAQHHHYKTWIYTLDINDTALENQERIQALMSGQSVNLGTVQLDNDYTLGFWVTAGTFLLVLLLIIFERMANTTAALLGTAIVFASTFLGSKVVPELYIFDFERALTYINWEVIFLVLGMMIVISVIESTGLFQWLAFMSYRWSRGSPVLLVIVLVIITSLASALLDNVTTMLLMVPITLEVAVAVGLPPTALLIIEIMASNIGGTSTLIGTPSNILVGVYADLSFNDFLVDLTLGVLLALITMTAFVLWYYRKEFSQGKKGISPRLYAKLAENATIKDVTVLRKSLAVFAVTIAAFAAGETLNMVPAVTALLSATVMLVWVETDVERMLSLVDWTTLVFFMALFMLVGAVQEVGLMGTVASAMGELIGTSVLMGVLVVVFGFGLLSFFVATIPLTASMLPVVDYLSGNLGLSSKVLYYGLAIGTSFGGNALLIGGETNLMTAGVTERAGYRISFKRFAQVGLPVTLLSLLVGCIWLLVRFEVLGG from the coding sequence ATGCGAGGCTGGATTCTGCGTTACGGAACGGCTCTCATTTGTCTCACCGTGGCGATTTGGATGTGGCTCCCAGCGCCTCGGCCCGCTGGGGGACAGGATGACGATTTACCCGCGGTTGTAGGGTTTTTATTTAACGAGCAGCGGCAACCTGTAACAGACGCTACGGTTGCTATTTTCCTTGACGGCGAAGAACAACCGACAGTGGAAACGGAAAGTTTCGAGAACGGCCTGTGGGAGCTTGAATTACCTCGTCTGCCAGAACATTCTCTACAGATCGAAGCGCAGCATCACCACTATAAAACCTGGATCTATACCCTGGACATCAACGACACCGCTCTAGAAAACCAGGAACGCATTCAGGCCTTGATGAGTGGGCAATCTGTGAACCTGGGCACTGTGCAACTTGACAATGATTACACGCTCGGTTTCTGGGTAACAGCCGGCACATTTTTACTGGTCTTGCTGCTCATCATCTTTGAGCGAATGGCGAACACCACCGCTGCGCTGCTTGGAACTGCGATTGTATTTGCATCAACCTTCTTGGGCAGTAAGGTTGTGCCCGAACTCTATATATTCGACTTTGAGCGGGCGTTGACTTACATCAATTGGGAAGTCATCTTTTTAGTGTTGGGGATGATGATCGTGATCAGCGTGATCGAGAGTACGGGCTTGTTCCAGTGGCTCGCCTTTATGTCCTACCGCTGGAGTCGGGGCAGCCCTGTTTTGTTGGTGATTGTGCTGGTTATCATCACATCCCTGGCGTCCGCACTGCTGGATAATGTCACCACGATGCTGCTCATGGTCCCGATCACCCTCGAGGTTGCCGTGGCTGTCGGCTTGCCGCCCACGGCCCTACTCATAATCGAGATCATGGCCTCAAATATTGGCGGTACGAGCACCCTGATTGGCACACCGTCCAACATCCTGGTTGGCGTCTATGCCGATCTGTCGTTTAATGACTTTCTGGTTGACTTGACTTTGGGGGTGCTTCTCGCCCTGATCACGATGACGGCATTTGTGCTGTGGTACTACCGTAAAGAGTTCAGCCAAGGCAAAAAAGGCATCTCACCGAGGCTGTATGCCAAGCTAGCCGAAAATGCCACCATCAAAGATGTCACAGTCTTGCGGAAATCACTCGCAGTATTTGCCGTGACCATTGCGGCCTTTGCCGCCGGCGAGACGTTGAATATGGTTCCCGCTGTGACAGCTCTGCTCTCTGCGACGGTGATGTTGGTTTGGGTCGAGACGGATGTGGAAAGAATGTTGAGCCTGGTGGACTGGACAACCCTCGTTTTCTTCATGGCATTGTTTATGCTAGTGGGTGCCGTTCAAGAGGTAGGGCTGATGGGCACAGTTGCGAGCGCCATGGGCGAGCTCATCGGGACCAGTGTATTGATGGGTGTACTGGTCGTGGTCTTCGGGTTTGGACTGCTGTCGTTTTTCGTGGCGACGATTCCGCTCACAGCCTCAATGTTACCCGTCGTGGATTATCTCTCAGGAAATTTAGGGCTTAGCAGCAAGGTGCTCTACTACGGGCTTGCGATTGGAACCTCGTTTGGGGGGAATGCGCTGCTCATCGGCGGCGAAACGAATCTCATGACAGCAGGTGTCACCGAACGAGCGGGCTACAGGATTTCCTTCAAGCGTTTCGCCCAAGTTGGGTTGCCAGTGACCCTTCTCTCTCTTCTCGTAGGATGCATATGGCTTTTAGTCCGTTTTGAAGTGCTTGGAGGGTGA
- a CDS encoding universal stress protein has protein sequence MDTILCATRGGEESLQTQRRAIEIAQEREAQIVFVFVADVQFLEHYTAPYIPAMADEIKHMGEFLLLMAVERAEQAGVKADYIVRWGKLKPTLIQAANEYGASLIILGRPGNENATTLEYLEQKLRPAIEAEAGVPTILV, from the coding sequence ATGGACACCATCTTATGCGCGACGCGCGGTGGAGAGGAAAGCCTTCAAACACAGCGTCGGGCGATAGAGATTGCACAAGAACGGGAAGCCCAAATTGTTTTTGTTTTTGTGGCAGACGTACAGTTTTTAGAACACTACACAGCCCCCTACATTCCGGCCATGGCAGACGAAATCAAGCATATGGGCGAATTTCTGCTCTTGATGGCAGTCGAGCGCGCCGAACAGGCAGGCGTTAAAGCGGACTACATCGTGCGGTGGGGAAAACTAAAACCAACTCTGATTCAAGCTGCGAACGAATACGGCGCATCCCTGATCATATTAGGTCGTCCGGGCAACGAGAATGCCACCACTCTGGAGTACCTGGAGCAAAAGCTCCGCCCAGCCATTGAGGCTGAAGCTGGCGTCCCAACGATTTTGGTTTGA
- a CDS encoding alpha/beta hydrolase family protein → MSSKKCACVLLLIVTLAIPVPACAQDGPKPEAVGLRPDAPPYALHGPYWVGTREFVIEPDSDRPLPLTVWYPAVSETPEESLTYTLETPPFSFIGKAISEAAPDVDNGPYPLLVYSHGAGVSRYEAVYLTEHLASYGFVVMSADHTGDTFVNSEEEGVFLRSHATRPVDITRVIDYADSATTAGGLENLIDMDHVAVMGHSSGAWTTFLAGGAQRDFGALKVWCADNPDDYWVCGTLVGQEETLAELLGLDAVPEGLWPAVGDPRVDAIIPISPGNATAFGPQGLAAIKVPALLMIGDHDLFLPYASFGPPTYEALGGEPKVFVTFEGGDHMLFSNACPAAPWMVEMDLSFWCSDSVWDMDRAHDLTNHFTTAFLLAVLKEDAEAAAALVPDAVSFPGITYEAQGF, encoded by the coding sequence ATGTCTAGCAAAAAATGTGCGTGCGTACTCCTTTTGATCGTTACGCTAGCGATCCCCGTGCCTGCTTGCGCACAGGACGGCCCCAAGCCCGAAGCGGTGGGTTTGCGCCCCGACGCGCCGCCCTATGCGCTGCACGGTCCGTACTGGGTCGGCACGCGCGAATTCGTGATCGAACCGGACTCTGACCGCCCGCTGCCACTGACCGTGTGGTATCCAGCCGTGAGCGAGACCCCCGAAGAGTCGCTTACCTATACGCTCGAGACACCACCCTTCTCGTTCATAGGAAAGGCGATCTCTGAAGCTGCTCCCGATGTAGATAACGGCCCTTACCCACTGCTGGTGTATTCGCACGGTGCAGGGGTTTCACGTTACGAAGCGGTGTATCTCACCGAACACCTCGCATCGTACGGGTTTGTAGTGATGTCTGCTGACCATACGGGCGATACCTTCGTTAACTCAGAAGAGGAAGGGGTGTTCCTGCGCAGCCACGCCACACGCCCTGTCGACATCACCCGCGTGATTGATTATGCGGACAGCGCGACGACAGCTGGCGGCTTGGAGAACCTGATCGACATGGACCATGTTGCTGTGATGGGCCATTCGTCGGGTGCATGGACTACATTTCTGGCTGGCGGGGCGCAGCGCGATTTTGGCGCTCTCAAGGTCTGGTGTGCCGACAATCCTGACGATTACTGGGTTTGTGGGACTCTGGTGGGTCAGGAAGAGACCCTTGCTGAACTACTGGGACTCGATGCGGTGCCGGAAGGGCTGTGGCCTGCCGTGGGTGACCCACGTGTAGACGCCATTATTCCTATTTCACCGGGCAATGCAACTGCCTTCGGCCCGCAGGGTCTCGCAGCCATCAAGGTGCCGGCCCTGCTCATGATTGGGGACCACGATCTGTTCCTGCCCTATGCCAGCTTTGGACCGCCCACCTATGAGGCCCTCGGCGGCGAACCCAAGGTGTTCGTCACCTTCGAGGGTGGCGACCACATGCTGTTCAGCAATGCGTGCCCTGCTGCTCCCTGGATGGTAGAAATGGACTTGTCATTCTGGTGCTCAGACTCGGTTTGGGACATGGATCGTGCGCACGACCTGACCAACCATTTCACGACTGCGTTCCTGTTGGCGGTGCTCAAGGAGGACGCCGAAGCTGCCGCCGCGCTCGTGCCGGACGCGGTGTCGTTCCCGGGTATCACGTATGAGGCGCAAGGATTCTAG
- a CDS encoding alpha/beta hydrolase family protein — protein sequence MNARLNKCLVSVALIAVLALTVLPTAYAQDGPKPEAVGLRPDAPPYALHGPYWVGTQDFVIDEGGERPLTVTVWYPALNPDGAEESIAYHMEIQAKLTFELPDWYESIMLGHALADASPDIAEGPYPLVIFSHGFGAHRHTYAYLTEHLASYGFVVIVPDHLEVWNPEMSELGESAFERPLDIQQVIAFAGTLAASDGELAGLVDMNQIGVAGHSYGGYTALTAGGARFDTAAFNARCAEAAPGTEFATVFCPIIMPAEADLAALVGLDEVPEGYWPSWGDPRVRTVVSLAGSPLIQEDGLKEVTVPLLAMVGSLDTAGEGAEATEFIYQQVGSATKAQVIFANAEHYIFQWSCADAVGLADLGFFPVCSDSVWEMSRAHDLINHFTTAFLLATLKDDAAAAAALSPDAVSFPGITYETQGF from the coding sequence ATGAACGCGCGATTAAACAAGTGTCTTGTGTCCGTTGCGTTGATTGCGGTACTGGCGCTGACTGTACTTCCCACAGCCTACGCACAGGACGGCCCCAAGCCGGAAGCGGTGGGTCTGCGCCCCGACGCACCGCCCTATGCGCTGCACGGCCCATATTGGGTCGGCACACAAGATTTTGTGATCGATGAGGGCGGTGAGCGCCCGCTGACCGTCACCGTGTGGTATCCGGCCCTGAACCCGGACGGTGCGGAGGAATCTATCGCATATCACATGGAAATTCAGGCCAAGCTGACTTTTGAACTGCCTGACTGGTACGAATCTATCATGCTGGGCCATGCTCTTGCGGATGCCTCGCCGGATATCGCAGAGGGCCCATATCCGTTGGTGATATTTTCTCACGGCTTTGGGGCCCACCGACACACGTATGCTTATCTGACGGAGCACCTCGCTTCGTATGGCTTTGTGGTCATTGTTCCGGATCATCTCGAAGTTTGGAATCCCGAAATGAGCGAACTTGGCGAGAGTGCCTTCGAGCGGCCTCTGGATATTCAGCAGGTGATCGCGTTTGCCGGGACGTTGGCCGCTTCAGACGGGGAATTGGCCGGACTCGTGGACATGAATCAGATTGGTGTGGCCGGTCATTCATACGGAGGCTATACCGCATTGACCGCTGGAGGAGCCCGATTCGATACGGCGGCGTTCAATGCCCGTTGCGCCGAGGCTGCACCAGGCACCGAATTTGCGACCGTGTTTTGCCCCATCATCATGCCGGCTGAAGCTGATCTGGCGGCCCTTGTCGGCCTGGATGAAGTGCCGGAAGGTTATTGGCCGTCGTGGGGCGATCCTCGGGTGAGAACCGTTGTGTCGCTAGCCGGTAGTCCACTTATTCAGGAAGACGGTCTGAAGGAAGTCACTGTGCCCCTGCTGGCTATGGTCGGATCGCTCGATACCGCAGGCGAGGGTGCGGAGGCCACCGAGTTTATCTATCAACAGGTGGGCAGCGCGACCAAGGCTCAAGTTATCTTTGCCAACGCCGAACACTACATCTTTCAGTGGAGCTGCGCGGATGCTGTGGGGTTGGCCGATTTAGGGTTCTTTCCAGTGTGTTCCGATTCGGTCTGGGAAATGAGCCGCGCGCATGACCTGATCAACCACTTCACAACCGCTTTCCTGCTGGCAACGCTCAAGGATGACGCAGCCGCTGCCGCCGCGCTCTCGCCGGATGCGGTGTCGTTCCCTGGTATCACGTATGAAACGCAGGGATTCTAG